In Homo sapiens chromosome 11, GRCh38.p14 Primary Assembly, one DNA window encodes the following:
- the ACAD8 gene encoding isobutyryl-CoA dehydrogenase, mitochondrial isoform 4 (isoform 4 is encoded by transcript variant 4) — MLWSGCRRFGARLGCLPGGLRVLVQTGHRSLTSCIDPSMGLNEEQKEFQKVAFDFAAREMAPNMAEWDQKELFPVDVMRKAAQLGFGGVYIQTDVGGSGLSRLDTSVIFEALATGCTSTTAYISIHNMCAWMIDSFGNEEQRHKFCPPLCTMEKFASYCLTEPGSGSDAASLLTSAKKQGDHYILNGSKAFISGAGESDIYVVMCRTGGPGPKGISCIVVEKGTPGLSFGKKEKKLLTLVHFVAPGRDA, encoded by the exons ATGCTGTGGAGCGGCTGCCGGCGTTTCGGGGCGCGCCTCGGCTGCCTGCCCGGCGGTCTCCGGGTCCTCGTCCAGACCGGCCACCGGAGCTTGACCTCCTGCATCGACC CTTCCATGGGACTTAATGAAGAGcagaaagaatttcaaaaagtGGCCTTTGACTTTGCTGCCCGAGAGATGGCTCCAAATATGGCAGAGTGGGACCAGAAG GAGCTGTTCCCAGTGGATGTGATGCGGAAGGCAGCCCAGCTAGGCTTCGGAGGGGTCTACATACAAACAGATGTGGGCGGGTCTGGGCTGTCACGTCTTGATACCTCTGTCATTTTTGAAGCCTTGGCTACAGGCTGCACCAGCACCACAGCCTATATAAGCATCCACAA CATGTGTGCCTGGATGATTGATAGCTTCGGAAATGAGGAACAGAGGCACAAATTTTGCCCACCGCTCTGTACCATGGAGAAGTTTGCTTCCTACTGCCTCACTGAACCAG GAAGTGGGAGTGATGCTGCCTCTCTTCTGACCTCCGCTAAGAAACAGGGAGATCATTACATCCTCAATGGCTCCAAG GCCTTCATCAGTGGTGCTGGTGAGTCAGACATCTATGTGGTCATGTGCCGAACAGGAGGACCAGGCCCCAAGGGCATCTCATGCATAGTTGTTGAGAAGGGGACCCCTGGCCTCAGCTTTggcaagaaggagaaaaag CTGCTTACGTTGGTGCACTTTGTTGCTCCAGGAAGAGACGCTTAG